The Chryseobacterium nakagawai genome has a segment encoding these proteins:
- a CDS encoding GNAT family N-acetyltransferase gives MSTISIIEVKTAAQLKQFVRFPMDLYKNNPYYVPSFIKDEMKIWDAKENPALDYSESKQYLAIKDNKVVGRIAIIINHKEEKELGIKKVRFGWIDFIDDQEVSKALIQLAIEYAKEHGIDKIEGPMGFTNLDKAGMLTMGFDKLATMIGIYNHAYYPKHLENLGLTKEKEWVEYEMNFPKVLPEKVEKFSGLIAQKYKLKVLKFKSKDEILPYVEPMFKLLDETYKHLSTYTPISEEQIKTYKEKYFPFIDKNYVICVVDENQQLVSFAITMPSYSKALQKSKGKLFPFGWWHFLQAGKKNDRANFYLIGIHPEYQRRGVTAIIFKEIFVRFTSMGINFAETNPELEENKSVQLLWQDYNPVNHKRRRTYSLEINDK, from the coding sequence ATGTCTACAATTTCTATTATTGAAGTAAAAACAGCTGCTCAGCTAAAGCAATTCGTAAGGTTTCCAATGGATTTATACAAAAATAATCCATACTACGTTCCATCCTTTATTAAAGATGAAATGAAAATCTGGGATGCAAAGGAAAATCCGGCCTTAGATTATTCAGAGTCCAAACAATATCTGGCCATAAAAGACAATAAGGTAGTTGGAAGAATTGCTATAATTATTAATCATAAAGAAGAAAAGGAATTAGGCATCAAAAAGGTACGTTTTGGCTGGATAGATTTCATTGATGACCAAGAAGTTTCTAAAGCTTTAATTCAGCTTGCCATTGAATATGCGAAAGAGCATGGCATAGATAAGATTGAAGGGCCTATGGGATTTACCAATCTTGATAAAGCGGGAATGCTTACAATGGGGTTTGATAAACTGGCAACCATGATTGGAATTTACAATCATGCATATTATCCAAAACATCTTGAAAATCTTGGATTAACTAAGGAAAAAGAATGGGTAGAATACGAAATGAATTTCCCCAAAGTACTTCCTGAAAAAGTAGAGAAATTCAGCGGGTTAATTGCGCAAAAATACAAACTCAAGGTTCTTAAATTTAAATCTAAGGATGAAATTCTCCCTTATGTAGAGCCTATGTTTAAACTTCTAGATGAAACCTATAAACACCTTTCCACTTATACTCCCATTTCTGAAGAACAGATCAAAACATACAAGGAAAAGTACTTCCCTTTTATTGACAAAAACTATGTTATCTGTGTGGTAGATGAAAACCAGCAGCTGGTTTCCTTTGCTATCACGATGCCTTCTTATTCAAAGGCTTTACAAAAATCTAAAGGAAAATTATTTCCGTTCGGATGGTGGCACTTCTTACAAGCCGGGAAAAAGAATGATCGTGCTAATTTTTACCTGATCGGAATTCATCCTGAATACCAAAGACGTGGAGTAACAGCTATTATCTTTAAAGAAATTTTTGTGCGTTTTACAAGTATGGGAATCAATTTTGCCGAAACCAATCCTGAACTCGAAGAAAACAAAAGCGTTCAACTTTTGTGGCAAGACTACAACCCGGTGAACCATAAGAGAAGAAGAACATACTCACTTGAGATAAATGATAAATGA
- a CDS encoding zinc metallopeptidase, producing the protein MTGYYIIIGISMLVSWWVSSRLKSKFEYYSNVHLRNGLSGKEVAEKMLRDNGINDVQVISVPGQLTDHYNPADKTVNLSEGVYMQRNAAAAAVAAHECGHAVQHAVGYSMLNLRSKLVPVVNISSNLMQFVLIAGIAIMAATRTIENPNGNTAILAIGVAMFAVTTLFAFVTLPVEYDASNRAMKWLKDTGTVTAEEFVGVQDSLKWAARTYVVAALGSLAQLLYWGSLLLGGRRD; encoded by the coding sequence ATGACGGGTTATTATATCATTATTGGTATTTCAATGCTGGTGAGCTGGTGGGTTTCGTCCAGGTTGAAATCAAAATTTGAATATTATTCCAATGTACATCTTCGAAATGGTCTTTCGGGGAAAGAAGTAGCGGAAAAAATGTTGAGAGATAACGGGATTAATGATGTTCAAGTAATATCAGTTCCCGGACAGCTAACGGACCACTATAATCCGGCAGATAAAACAGTAAATCTTTCTGAAGGGGTGTACATGCAGAGAAATGCAGCAGCTGCAGCTGTAGCAGCTCATGAATGTGGACATGCCGTACAGCACGCAGTAGGATACTCAATGTTGAACTTACGTTCAAAATTGGTTCCTGTAGTTAATATAAGTTCCAATCTGATGCAGTTTGTTCTTATTGCAGGTATTGCGATAATGGCAGCTACCAGAACAATAGAAAATCCTAATGGAAATACAGCGATTCTGGCTATTGGTGTGGCTATGTTTGCTGTAACCACCTTATTTGCTTTTGTGACATTGCCGGTAGAGTATGACGCTAGTAACAGAGCAATGAAATGGCTTAAAGATACAGGTACTGTAACTGCTGAAGAATTTGTAGGAGTTCAGGATAGTCTAAAGTGGGCTGCAAGAACATATGTTGTGGCAGCTTTGGGATCCTTAGCTCAACTTCTTTACTGGGGATCTTTGCTTCTCGGAGGAAGAAGGGATTAA
- a CDS encoding IMPACT family protein, which produces MTFEYKTIEKPIENTLLKEKGSKFIGFAFPITNEKELKAALEKIREEHPKATHHCYAFRMGLNGENYRANDDGEPSGSAGLPIYNQLLANEITNVLVISVRYYGGTKLGVSGLVKAYKESAKITLEEANIITKELETEIEIQFNFNQQNTIFTLLSKFDAKVVNFDANENCILTASLKLAQKESISEKLSEMQYILFQFND; this is translated from the coding sequence ATGACGTTTGAATATAAAACCATAGAAAAACCCATAGAAAACACTTTATTAAAAGAGAAAGGAAGTAAATTCATAGGATTTGCATTCCCGATTACCAATGAAAAAGAATTAAAAGCTGCATTGGAAAAAATCAGAGAAGAGCATCCAAAGGCCACACACCATTGCTATGCTTTCAGAATGGGATTGAATGGGGAAAATTATAGAGCTAATGATGATGGTGAACCTTCAGGAAGTGCAGGCCTGCCTATTTATAATCAATTATTAGCTAATGAAATCACCAATGTGCTTGTCATTTCAGTTCGTTATTACGGGGGAACAAAACTGGGTGTTTCAGGTTTAGTAAAAGCATATAAAGAATCAGCAAAGATCACCTTAGAGGAAGCCAATATCATTACTAAAGAACTGGAAACCGAAATTGAGATTCAATTCAACTTCAATCAGCAGAATACCATCTTTACCCTGCTTTCAAAATTTGATGCCAAGGTGGTCAATTTTGATGCTAATGAGAACTGCATCCTTACCGCCTCATTAAAACTGGCACAAAAAGAAAGCATCTCAGAAAAGTTATCCGAGATGCAATATATTTTATTTCAATTTAATGATTAA
- a CDS encoding bacteriocin-like protein, protein MKNLRKLSRAGLRTIEGGAVFVTCTLPNGQPTRCRDKCPQDFCGPTSYMCLIPMDLCGDVM, encoded by the coding sequence ATGAAAAATTTAAGAAAATTATCCAGAGCCGGGCTAAGAACAATTGAAGGAGGTGCTGTTTTTGTAACATGTACATTACCTAACGGACAACCTACAAGATGCAGAGATAAATGCCCTCAGGATTTTTGTGGCCCAACAAGCTACATGTGCCTGATTCCAATGGATCTTTGTGGAGATGTGATGTAA
- a CDS encoding bacteriocin-like protein encodes MKNLKKVSRQSLKKVKGGIAPECCSFYPPSLQHCCATPSSMSCPPPWADGSFPC; translated from the coding sequence ATGAAAAATTTAAAGAAAGTTTCAAGACAGAGCTTAAAAAAAGTAAAGGGAGGTATTGCCCCTGAATGCTGTTCATTTTACCCACCTTCATTACAACACTGCTGTGCTACTCCTTCAAGTATGAGTTGTCCACCACCTTGGGCAGACGGATCATTCCCATGCTAA
- the ribD gene encoding bifunctional diaminohydroxyphosphoribosylaminopyrimidine deaminase/5-amino-6-(5-phosphoribosylamino)uracil reductase RibD: protein MNNDELYIKRCIELAQKALGKTYPNPLVGSVIVHNGKIIGEGYHHKAGENHAEINAINSVEDKNLIPESTIYVSLEPCAHYGKTPPCALKIKELGFKKVVIGAMDSHDKVNGKGKKIIQDAGIEAVSGILEKECIELNKRFFTYHEKKRPYIILKWAESGDGFLDKNYKPTAVSNALVNQFVHQLRADEHAILVGTQTALADNPSLTVRSVEGTHPVRILIDFDLKVPNDFNIYNNAARTFVLNAVKEGTEDHIEFIKIKKENFLSDLMESLYKEQIQSVIIEGGRFTLQQFIDADLWDEAIVIKNENLRLENGTKAPEFSLIPYKTENYRDNTISFFKSK, encoded by the coding sequence ATGAATAACGACGAACTATATATTAAAAGATGTATTGAGTTGGCTCAAAAAGCCCTGGGCAAAACCTATCCTAACCCACTTGTAGGGAGTGTGATTGTTCATAACGGCAAAATCATTGGGGAAGGATACCATCACAAGGCAGGAGAAAATCATGCAGAAATTAATGCGATCAATTCAGTGGAAGATAAAAACCTGATTCCGGAATCGACGATTTATGTTTCTTTGGAACCCTGTGCTCATTATGGGAAAACTCCTCCATGCGCTTTAAAAATTAAAGAACTAGGCTTTAAAAAAGTAGTTATTGGTGCTATGGATTCTCACGATAAGGTTAACGGAAAAGGCAAAAAGATCATTCAGGATGCTGGCATAGAAGCCGTTTCAGGAATTCTTGAAAAGGAATGCATTGAACTGAACAAAAGATTTTTTACCTATCATGAAAAGAAAAGACCTTACATCATCTTAAAATGGGCAGAATCTGGTGATGGGTTCTTAGATAAAAATTATAAGCCCACTGCTGTTTCTAATGCTTTGGTCAACCAATTCGTCCACCAACTTAGAGCAGATGAACATGCTATTCTGGTAGGAACACAAACAGCTTTAGCCGATAATCCAAGTCTGACTGTAAGAAGCGTTGAAGGAACTCATCCTGTTCGTATTTTAATTGATTTTGATCTGAAAGTTCCGAATGACTTTAACATTTACAACAACGCAGCCAGAACTTTTGTTTTAAACGCTGTAAAAGAAGGAACAGAAGATCATATAGAATTCATTAAAATCAAAAAAGAAAACTTCCTGTCTGATTTGATGGAATCTTTATACAAAGAACAGATTCAGTCTGTTATTATTGAAGGTGGTCGTTTTACTTTACAGCAGTTCATTGATGCAGATCTTTGGGATGAAGCTATTGTTATTAAAAATGAAAATCTGAGATTAGAAAACGGTACAAAAGCGCCAGAATTCAGTCTTATTCCTTACAAAACAGAAAACTACAGAGATAACACCATCTCTTTTTTTAAATCAAAATAA
- a CDS encoding DUF349 domain-containing protein, which produces MTTENNLSENEEKKNPNEVSQETSENTVSHDAHPHGDDAEHLEEHEDVEISLADALKEMEKLINAPDAGENSKRFNQLKEKASHHIHDEVEDKKHEFAETGNASETFSYEHPSQAKFSALINIFREKHDQFQKGQEEEQKKNLEHRQTIIERLKNLYTNSEPGINLFKSIREIKEEWSRAGQVAKSEFKILNNNYFHHLNQFYQMLDLNKEFLEQEYSHNLEKRQHIIARAQELENEPVIQKALNELQYLHKLWKEEAEPVAEEFREKTWEEFKEISNKIHERKSELSASIEKEQAANLEKKTQIIAEIKKLSEPSETPNHNYWQNAIKRVEDLRSDFLKTGSVPRKLSNQNWNDFKTTLRGFNTTKNNYYKSLKGSQQANLEEKLKLIQTAQDNQNNEEWDIAVPLFKKLQEDWKKIGHVPKSMTNKIWDEFRDACNAFFNNYREKSNTSTDNWKENYKNKKALLDELKLVSNDEGSIEKIEAIKTAWNNIGKVPRDKISINSEFNKTLREKLKINKINELELKEEGLSENQLTDKARKIKNQISDLEAEIVKLENNLSFFNKPSRENPLLRDTYNTIDEKKAHLETLKQNLHSIIAGE; this is translated from the coding sequence ATGACTACAGAAAACAATCTTTCTGAAAACGAAGAAAAGAAAAATCCTAACGAAGTATCACAGGAGACATCGGAAAACACAGTTTCTCATGATGCCCATCCTCATGGAGATGATGCTGAACACCTGGAAGAACATGAAGATGTCGAGATTTCTCTGGCTGATGCCCTTAAAGAAATGGAAAAACTCATCAATGCGCCTGATGCCGGTGAGAACTCCAAAAGATTCAATCAACTAAAAGAAAAAGCAAGTCATCACATCCATGATGAAGTGGAAGATAAAAAACACGAGTTTGCAGAAACTGGGAATGCTTCTGAAACGTTCAGTTATGAGCATCCTTCACAAGCTAAATTCTCTGCTTTAATTAATATCTTCAGAGAAAAACATGACCAATTCCAAAAAGGACAGGAAGAAGAGCAGAAAAAAAATCTGGAACACCGTCAAACCATTATTGAAAGATTAAAAAACCTATACACCAATTCGGAACCGGGAATCAATCTTTTCAAATCCATTCGTGAGATCAAAGAAGAGTGGTCAAGAGCCGGACAAGTTGCTAAATCTGAGTTTAAAATTCTTAACAATAATTATTTTCACCATCTGAATCAGTTTTATCAAATGCTTGATCTGAATAAGGAATTTTTGGAACAGGAATACAGCCATAACCTTGAAAAAAGACAGCATATTATTGCCCGTGCACAGGAATTGGAGAATGAACCTGTGATCCAAAAAGCTTTAAATGAACTTCAGTATCTTCATAAACTATGGAAAGAAGAAGCGGAACCTGTAGCAGAAGAATTCCGTGAAAAAACATGGGAAGAATTCAAAGAAATTTCCAATAAAATTCACGAAAGAAAATCTGAACTTTCTGCATCCATTGAAAAAGAACAGGCTGCCAATCTTGAAAAGAAAACTCAGATTATCGCTGAAATTAAAAAACTTTCAGAACCATCTGAAACACCTAATCATAATTACTGGCAAAACGCTATTAAAAGAGTTGAAGATCTTCGTTCCGATTTCCTGAAAACAGGAAGCGTCCCAAGAAAATTATCCAACCAGAATTGGAATGATTTCAAAACAACCCTTAGAGGATTTAATACAACAAAAAATAATTATTACAAATCTTTAAAAGGTTCTCAGCAGGCTAATCTGGAAGAAAAGCTAAAACTGATCCAGACCGCTCAGGATAATCAGAATAACGAAGAATGGGATATTGCTGTTCCATTATTCAAAAAGCTTCAGGAAGACTGGAAAAAAATCGGGCATGTTCCAAAGAGCATGACCAATAAAATCTGGGATGAATTCCGTGACGCTTGTAATGCCTTCTTTAACAATTATAGAGAAAAGAGCAATACTTCTACCGATAACTGGAAGGAAAACTACAAAAACAAAAAAGCTCTTCTGGACGAATTAAAATTGGTTTCCAATGACGAAGGAAGTATAGAAAAAATAGAAGCAATCAAAACAGCTTGGAATAACATTGGAAAAGTTCCAAGAGATAAAATTTCAATCAATTCTGAATTTAATAAAACACTAAGAGAGAAATTAAAGATCAATAAGATCAACGAACTTGAATTGAAAGAAGAAGGATTATCTGAAAATCAACTTACCGACAAAGCAAGAAAGATCAAAAATCAGATTTCTGATCTTGAAGCTGAAATCGTTAAACTTGAAAATAACCTTTCATTCTTCAATAAACCATCAAGAGAAAACCCTCTGTTAAGAGATACTTATAACACTATTGATGAAAAGAAAGCTCATTTGGAAACTTTAAAACAAAATCTCCACAGCATTATTGCCGGAGAATAA
- a CDS encoding shikimate dehydrogenase family protein encodes MDSNKKLGLIGRNISYSFSKKFFENKFQKLMLKGFSYDIFDLSEINEVENLFSSPELLGFNVTIPYKEQIISYLDELSDEAEKIGAVNCVLIQNGKKTGYNTDAFGFEKTLLLHKKSSQDKALILGNGGAAKAVKYVLDKHNIPSQTISRNAEINFENLDKETVQEHKIIIQCTPVGTFPNIEDCLAFPFDALSSEHLVIDLIYNPNYTQFIINASEKGAKTVNGYYMLEQQAEKAWEIWNF; translated from the coding sequence ATGGATTCCAATAAAAAATTAGGATTGATAGGACGAAATATTTCCTATTCTTTTTCTAAAAAATTCTTCGAAAATAAGTTCCAAAAGCTTATGCTTAAAGGTTTTTCCTATGATATTTTTGACCTGAGTGAAATCAATGAAGTAGAAAACCTTTTTTCCTCACCTGAATTGTTAGGTTTTAATGTAACCATCCCTTATAAAGAACAGATCATCAGCTATCTTGATGAATTAAGTGATGAAGCCGAAAAAATTGGTGCTGTAAACTGTGTTTTAATTCAAAACGGTAAAAAAACCGGGTACAACACAGATGCTTTCGGTTTTGAAAAGACCCTTCTTCTTCACAAAAAATCATCGCAGGACAAAGCATTGATCTTAGGAAACGGAGGGGCAGCAAAAGCAGTAAAGTATGTTTTGGATAAACATAATATTCCATCACAAACTATTTCAAGAAATGCGGAAATCAATTTTGAAAATCTGGATAAGGAAACCGTACAAGAACATAAGATTATTATCCAATGTACACCGGTAGGCACATTTCCAAATATTGAAGACTGCCTGGCTTTTCCTTTTGATGCACTTTCCTCCGAACATTTAGTTATCGATTTAATTTACAATCCCAACTATACTCAATTTATCATCAATGCTTCCGAAAAAGGAGCAAAAACAGTAAACGGTTATTATATGCTTGAACAGCAAGCAGAAAAAGCTTGGGAAATTTGGAATTTTTAA